The nucleotide window TTTCTTGATCAGCTTTTGTTTTTGGCTCAACTGCAACAGAAATAACAGGCTCAGGGAATTCCATTCTTTCTAAAATTACAGGATCTTTTTCACTTGCTAGTGTATCTCCAGTAATTGTATATTTTAAACCAACAACAGCTCCAATTTCTCCAGCATAAAGCTCTTTAATTTCTTCTCTGTTATTAGCATGCATTTTAAGTAATCTTCCGATTCTTTCTTTTTTCATTTTTGTAGAGTTATATACATATGTTCCAGATTCTAAAACACCTCTATAAACTCTTGTAAATGTTAATTGTCCAACAAATGGGTCAGTCATAATTTTAAATGCTAATGCTGCAACTTCACCATTATCACTTGAAGGAACAATAACAGCTTCACCATCTTGTGTTTCACCATTAATATCTGCAACTTCTGTTGGAGCTGGTAAATACATTGCAACAGCATCAAGTAAAGTTTGAACACCTTTATTTTTAAATGAAGTTCCACAAACCATAGGAGTAATTTCCATAGCTAAACATCTAGCTTTTAAACCAGCTGTTATTTCTTCTTCTGTTAAAGCTTCACCTTCAAGATATTTTTCCATTAAAGTTTCTGATGATTCAGCTGCTGCTTCAACCATTTTTTCTCTATACTCTTCTGCTTGTTCTAATAAATTAGCTGGGATTTCTTCAATGTGATAGTTAGAACCCATTGCAGCATCATCATCCCAAACGATTGCTTTCATTTGTACTAAATCAATAACACCTTTAAAATTTTCTTCTGCACCAATTGGAATTTGAATTGGAACTGGATTTGCTTTTAATCTTTCTGCAACTTGTTTTTCAACATTAAAGAAATTTGCACCTGTTCTATCCATTTTATTTACATAAATAATTCTTGGAACTCCATATTTATTTGCTTGTCTCCAAACTGTTTCAGATTGTGGTTGAACTCCACCAACTGAACAAAATACTGCAACAGCACCATCAAGAACCCTCATAGATCTTTCAACTTCAATTGTAAAGTCAACGTGTCCTGGAGTGTCAATGATATTTATTTGTAATTGCTCTTTAGTTTTTGGGTGTGTCCAATGACAAGTTGTAGCAGCAGAAGTAATTGTGATACCTCTTTCTTGCTCTTGTTCCATCCAGTCCATTGTTGCAGCACCTTCATGAACTTCACCAATTTTATGAGATACACCTGTATAGAATAAAATTCTTTCAGTAGTTGTTGTTTTTCCTGCATCAATGTGAGCAGCAATACCAATATTTCTAACTCTGTTAAGTGGTGTTTTTCTAGCCATTTATAATTCCTACCATCTGTAGTGTGCAAATGCTTTATTAGCTTCTGCCATTCTATGCATATCTTCTTTCTTCTTGAAAGATGAACCTCTTTCATTAGCAGCTTCGAATAACTCATTAGCTAATCTTTCTACCATAGTTCTTTCATTTCTCTTTCTAGCATATTCTACTAACCATCTTAATGCTAAAGTTTGTCTTCTTACAGCTCTAACTTC belongs to Arcobacter defluvii and includes:
- the fusA gene encoding elongation factor G, with amino-acid sequence MARKTPLNRVRNIGIAAHIDAGKTTTTERILFYTGVSHKIGEVHEGAATMDWMEQEQERGITITSAATTCHWTHPKTKEQLQINIIDTPGHVDFTIEVERSMRVLDGAVAVFCSVGGVQPQSETVWRQANKYGVPRIIYVNKMDRTGANFFNVEKQVAERLKANPVPIQIPIGAEENFKGVIDLVQMKAIVWDDDAAMGSNYHIEEIPANLLEQAEEYREKMVEAAAESSETLMEKYLEGEALTEEEITAGLKARCLAMEITPMVCGTSFKNKGVQTLLDAVAMYLPAPTEVADINGETQDGEAVIVPSSDNGEVAALAFKIMTDPFVGQLTFTRVYRGVLESGTYVYNSTKMKKERIGRLLKMHANNREEIKELYAGEIGAVVGLKYTITGDTLASEKDPVILERMEFPEPVISVAVEPKTKADQEKMGIALGKLAEEDPSFRVNTDEESGQTIISGMGELHLEILVDRMKREFKVEAEVGAPQVAYRETIRNTVNQEYKYAKQSGGKGQYGHVFLKINPLSGSEENFKFNNEIKGGVIPKEYIPAVEKGCAEAMQGGILAGYPMVDIEVTLYDGSYHDVDSSEMAFKLAASMGFKQACRSAAAGAVILEPIMKVEIETPEDYMGDVIGDCNKRRGQVQSMDDRAGIKLVTAMIPLSEMFGYSTDLRSMSQGRATYSMIFDNYSEVPRNVSEEIIKKRNG